The following is a genomic window from Plasmodium berghei ANKA genome assembly, contig: PbANKA_00_2, whole genome shotgun sequence.
ttattatttaccttATATGAAATTcctaataaaattattgttGCAACCAATATAAATGGAATTGGAATTAGTTTGCTTATTGTCAATGAACTCGATAGTGTTTTTTCAGAATCTGATACATCAGTTTCAGAAATTGATACTTCAATTTCAGTACTTGATGGTAGCGTTTCACTCGAGAACATATCTTGTGATCCATTAGGCCTTAAAGAaatttgtgtttttttttccattataAGACTTGGTAGTTTACTTCTTATATTAGAATCATAATaagtatttttaaaagaagtATAATCATTTGATAATGTAgacaatattttattatatgaattcccttgaatattattagaatCATTCTTAAGTTCATTATgtttattaacaaaattattagcatattttaaatatgtttcgtcattatcattttttttagcatTATTAATCATGTTGCATAACATTTTAAATACATCATAAAGATTAgacatattttcattagAAATATCCATgaattctttttttttatctataaGATCCTTATAACTATTATACCCCTCAACACCATCTATAGTATTAGTATacttttcattattatttatatttctagTATAAAAATCGTTAAATGTGTTGATTCCGTCATGTGTTTTTTGATTTAACTTATAGCCTAACCACATCATAAAGTATACAACAACATCAATTTTTCCATCTGCATAATTCGAAAATTTATTACTATCaccataaaatttattaaataaccATAAAGACCCAGCATTAATCTTATCAACATCAGTCTTACATTCTTTATTGTTTTCTGAATCTCCATTAGGGCAATAGGCATTGAGTGatgcatttttaaaatcataTTCTCCAGAATCTTTCAATTCATCGGGAAAAAACTTCCATATAGTTTCAAACTCTCCACACTAAGAAAccgttttaaaaaataaaataaaaatgtctattaaaataaatatgttattaatttatagataatataatatcaaaaatgTGTAATAACAAACATTTCTATTCAATAAATTGTATGTACCACTTTACTAATTGCcatattgaaaatttatttttgaactATAAATTAAGTACATattaatttcatatatattgcataaaaatggaaacgTAAACTTGAATTTTCTATACAACAATTATCTGTAGTTAAccacattttatttttagattaatttaaaattaatataaagtAATAATACAATAGTAACATCATAGtaagtttatatattatttatacagATTAGCCAAACTACATTAAATTGGAGAtatttaatacattttggtcatatatataacataattTATGCTTAAACTCAtgattattaataatatctattatatttttattataaattttaaggaattttataatgaatttaaaaaatatatacatatgctCTAATGCAAAACATAAACGTCCTGAAATTTAAATACTtcacaaatataaaaataaagaaaattgtCATTATTAGAATCCTTTAAAGTGTATAAAtactcattttttaaaatataataaacacTTATATACTTGTTTCTAATACTATATAccacttttttattaaaattatagtattttcaaattaagTTGCATGGTTCCCTTTTCTAATTccatatacataattttaatattgtttttaatgaatataaataagttCATAATCCATCTTAATGAgtcaaataattttatttttatt
Proteins encoded in this region:
- a CDS encoding BIR protein; the encoded protein is MAISKVCGEFETIWKFFPDELKDSGEYDFKNASLNAYCPNGDSENNKECKTDVDKINAGSLWLFNKFYGDSNKFSNYADGKIDVVVYFMMWLGYKLNQKTHDGINTFNDFYTRNINNNEKYTNTIDGVEGYNSYKDLIDKKKEFMDISNENMSNLYDVFKMLCNMINNAKKNDNDETYLKYANNFVNKHNELKNDSNNIQGNSYNKILSTLSNDYTSFKNTYYDSNIRSKLPSLIMEKKTQISLRPNGSQDMFSSETLPSSTEIEVSISETDVSDSEKTLSSSLTISKLIPIPFILVATIILLGISYKYSLFGFWKRLQRQYLREKLKKRRK